In Phragmites australis chromosome 18, lpPhrAust1.1, whole genome shotgun sequence, the genomic window AATGCTATTCTTTGGTCTTTTGTTTTTGTAAAATCTGTCAGGCGGCGGGGTATCTAACGGCGTCTTCTAGCTCTCGCCTCTGCTCGCTGCgcccccacctcctccccccTCCTTACTGTCTCCAGCCGTGTTCCCGCCACCAGATCTACCCGCCATGCTAACTCGATCGATTCACGCTCCCTGCCCATCCTAACTCACCATAGCCCATGGCACCCTGTCACCCCGCTTTCTCCATCGGATCGACCTGCCTCTCCTGAAACCTAATCTAAAGCTGACGATGAAGAACCCTACCCCTAATCAAACCTTGTTGGGAACCTCGTCGGCGCCGTGTTGACGGCGCTGAAATCATTTGAGATCGTGTTGACGGCGCTGAAATCATTTGAGATTTCATACGTCAGAAGTGTAGGAagtgttgaaaaaaaaaactacaatttgCTGTCATGCATGGCTTGATCAAGTCAATCAAAGAAATCGATTTGCTAAGCACCTGGATCAAGCCACTGAAGGATAAAAAAACCGCTCTCGTGTCAAGTACGCGTTTGACTTCAAAGATTATGTTTAACTGTCAGATCTCCACACTATCATATGTAGCTGTATTTAATTTCCAGAACGGAAGTTACAGATTGTTCAGCACCTGCCTAGCTGCTGAACGCTCCATacataattttggatttttttttagaattaaaggGCTTTATTCCCCGATCTCGTCGAAACGAACGGACCATATAAGGTTTTCAGTTTATCAGCTATACAGCGCAAAACTGGGCTCATGGCACCATAATACTAGAATAGTCTATCCCAAACGACTACATCCTAAACTGAAAAACTAAGCAGTACTGTTTCTCTACCGACACATCACCATTTACAGGCAAAACATTACACGTGGACATTCAATTGTGTACAGACAGACAAGCTCAATGCTACAAAAATCATTTTTTCAGGAGGTGGCATACAGCATGATGTTTTGAAACTGACGGTAATAGTTACCGATTTCTGCAGTCTCTTTTTGGCAGTCGACTTGGAAATTGAATGCGAAAACGGTTATGAGCCTACTAGTAAAACAGCTATTTTTAGGAGCAATTTGTTAGGTATTATCATAAAAACTGTAAAAGTTGGAATGAAGATGATATGTGGGTTCTAGACCTATATGTCATCTTCACAATCGATGATATTTTCTAATGTGaatatttttatgatgttatttaCCTAATTTTGCTTTATTTTTAGTAGTGGCTGGATGAACTCTAAACTTGTGTGATACTAGTAACCATTTTAAAACTTCAACGTTCAAACTCTTGAAGCCTGCCTGTTGAAACTCCCAAAACTCGAGTGCAACTCTAACGTTTTCAGTGCATGCACCATTGTACGTACGTGTTGCAGTATGGGATGGGGAGCGCCCTGGAGACGCTGTGCGGGCAGGCCTACGGCGCGAAGCAGCTGGGCTTGCTGGGCGTGTACCTGCAGCGCTCGTGGATCATCCTCAACGCCATGAGCGTCCTCATGCTCCCGATCTACCTCTTCGCCACCCCGATCCTGCGCTTCTTCCACCAGGACGCCGAgatcgccgccgtcgccgggcGCTTATCCCTCTACATGATCCCGCAGCTGTTCGCGTACGCCTTCAACTTCCCCATCCAGAAGTTCCTGCAGGCGCAGAGCAAGGTCATGGCCATGGCCGTGATTTCGGCGGTGGCGCTGGTGTTCCACGTCGCGCTGACCTGGCTCCTCGTGGGGCCGATGCAGATGGGGCTCGTCGGCCTCGCCGTGGCGCTGAACGCGTCGTGGTGGTTCGTTGTGCTTGGCCAGCTCACCTACATCCTCATGGGGTACTGCCCCGGCGCTTGGAACGGCTTCGACTGGCTGGCGTTCAGCGACCTCGTCGCCTTCGCTCGCCTCTCCATCGGCTCGTCCGTCATGCTCTGGTACGTACAGACAatcccgggggggggggggggggggaggggcggTGTTTCAGAATTCAGAGCATCAAGATTCGTGTTTCGTTATTGATCTTGCAATATGATGAGTTCATCGGCATGCATGTGTTCTTGTGTAGCCTTGAATTCTGGTTCTTCATGTTCCTGATAGTCATCGTCGGCAACCTGGCGAACGCTCAGGTCGCCGTTGCTGCGGTCTCCATCTGGTGAGTGGTAGATGAActggttgctgctgctgcagtttTTGCAAGCTTCAATCCCTGCTTGATCGCCGTGTCGCATTGCGTATTGCAGTACGAACCTGTTCGGGTGGCAGATTATGGTGTTCTTCGGATTCAATGCGGCCATCAGCGTTCGGGTGTCGAACGAGCTGGGCGCGGGCCGTCCTCGCGCGACCAAGTTCGCGATCCTGGTGGTGCTCATGTCGTCCGTGGCCATCGGCCTCGCCTTCTTCGTCGCCGTCCTGCTCCTCCGCGATGTCTACGGCGCGCCATTCACGGACAACCCCGAGGTGGTGCGCGCCGTGGCCAGCCTGGGCGTCGTCTtcgccttctccctcctcctcaaCAGCGTGCAGCCCGTGCTGTCGGGGGTCGCCGTCGGGGCCGGGTGGCAGTGGCTGGTGGCCTACATCAACCTGGGATGCTACTATGGGATCGGCATCCCCGTCGGGTACATCATCGCCTTCCCGCTGCACGGCGGAGTTCAGGTACATgcaccgtcgtcgtcgtcgccgtcgccgtcttggcaaacttcttctcctccaATTATTCATCTCTGCTTCATCTACTGCTTGATTTGCATCGATCAGGGGATGTGGGGTGGCATGCTCACGGGAGTAGGCCTGCAGACCATAATCCTGGTTGCGATCACGCTGCGCACGAACTGGGACAAGGAGGTGAGCATTGCTGACTGATCTTGCATGCCTGTTGCACTCTGTCGCACGGGTACCTGAACATGTACTGAACCTTGTGTGAGCAGGCAAGTGAGGCGAATTCCAGGATACAGAAATGGGGCGGATCGGCCGTGGCCAAGGTTTCAGAATAGCACGCGGGACaaggctgctcctcctcctcctggtgcATCCATGCGTGCAACCGTGAAGCAGAGATGGGTACTGAGTTGTTGCAGCACCAAAACACGCTGCCTGCATACGTGGTCGGATTTGTTCGTATGAATTGAGTGGCATTTCAGGGTGGGAATGGGATGTCGTTGTAATGTTTGAGCCTTTGTTTGTCCCGCAGATGCTGTAATCTTGTGTTCCTTGCTCTGGTAGACGGGGCTAGTTTGAGCAGCGTGTTGCTCCGGTTGAATTGGACCAAGGAAATATTGCTTTTGATACAATTCCACGACCACTTTTCACACAGAGATCTTAAAGTCTCTGAGATGCAGAGATTTCAGTTCTTGCATAGTTGCACTGGCTCAAGGAGAAGTGGAGAAGAATGAGACGAACGagtttatttatatataattttttatttttcaatatttgtaaaaatacatgcttattttaaatattaaacatctaatttattgttGTCCGTTGGAAAGATGACAATAAAATATCATCCATTCAACGAGTGACACCTTATAAGATTAACAACGTAATAGTCAGAAATTAAATACACTAGCTGACATAGCATCCACGTCAATATGTCACCCATTGAAAGGGTGATAGGGCTCTGCTGGACCATTGAAAAATATGTAACATTTACTACACATATGCGACTTGCAATTTTTTAGTGCAAAGCGACACATACGTATGCGTGCAACATCTTTTTCAGGTCTTGAAAGGGATAACTTTTCCTACTcattttctagattttgaaaaacaTACATGTATGTGATTAACAAATATCAAAAATTAAACATGCAATTTTTACACATACCTGCTAGTCGTGCAT contains:
- the LOC133899768 gene encoding protein DETOXIFICATION 30-like, translated to MAASGGGGGDELREALLVAGTNGKAEEDLEEIRSVRAFLRHAAEENRKLWHLAGPAIFTSVAQYSLGAITLVFAGHLSTLDLDAVSTENNVISGLAFGITYGMGSALETLCGQAYGAKQLGLLGVYLQRSWIILNAMSVLMLPIYLFATPILRFFHQDAEIAAVAGRLSLYMIPQLFAYAFNFPIQKFLQAQSKVMAMAVISAVALVFHVALTWLLVGPMQMGLVGLAVALNASWWFVVLGQLTYILMGYCPGAWNGFDWLAFSDLVAFARLSIGSSVMLCLEFWFFMFLIVIVGNLANAQVAVAAVSICTNLFGWQIMVFFGFNAAISVRVSNELGAGRPRATKFAILVVLMSSVAIGLAFFVAVLLLRDVYGAPFTDNPEVVRAVASLGVVFAFSLLLNSVQPVLSGVAVGAGWQWLVAYINLGCYYGIGIPVGYIIAFPLHGGVQGMWGGMLTGVGLQTIILVAITLRTNWDKEASEANSRIQKWGGSAVAKVSE